AACTGTTGGTAAACCGATCCGATCACTTGGTGTAAACCCTTTAAATGGCCCTTCAACAACTTGGTATTGGAACACCCCATTAGAATCAACTGTTCTTTGAACATTTGGACCATCTAACTGTCTTAGTAAGTGTGGGTATTTTTTAACAACTTTCTTAATTAAGTTGTTATAAACAGAAACATATAATTGATAACTTCTAGAATCTAATCCAGTTAATGGATTACCTTGTTCATCTCTTGCTTGGTTATCAGTTGGTGTGTAGAATAATGAAACTGGATCGATCCCACCTTGGTAGTTGATTGCTTCTAAGAAATCATCAAACCCTTCTGGAGAATAATCATTAGCTTTGTTTGCGACAAACTCTAATGACGAACTTGCTCCTTCTTGTAAGTTTTCTAAGACTTCTTGAAGATTAACTTTTAAGCTATACTCTTGTGCATTGTTAGTTTTTTCAAAACTAACAACTTTATACTTCTTAACTCTAGCTTGTTGTTCTTCTAGACTACTAAGTGCTTTAAGATCTGGATTTTCATTAATCGCTTCAACAAACAGGTTGTAGAAATGATTTAACTTATTATCATCTTGATATAGATAAAACTCATTATTTAGGTATGAGTCCATATCATAGAAGTTTAAGTAATTACTAATATTATCTTGATAAGCTGATAATAATGTTTTGTATGAAACATAACGGCTGTTATTTAAACTGTTTAGATCAACATTAAGGTTAAGTGTTGTTTCTGAACCAGGTTCAGCAACCGTTAGATCAAGTGCTGGTTCGGTGTTGTTTTGTGTTGGTGCAGTTACTTTAACAGATTTAATTTGGTAAGTTTTAAATAGATCTAAAGTTTGACTATTTAAAACTGGATATTGTGTTTTAAGCTCATCTAGATCTGTTTGTGTGAAGTTTTCATTAACAATAATCGGACTTCGATAAACAGGGGGTGCATTACGGTTCTGTTGATCTGTTGTTGGTGAGCCAATCGCAATCTTAAAGGTTTTATTAACTAGTTTGCTAGCTCGATAAATCTCACCAAACCCAACTGTTGAATCTGAATTACCTTCTCTTTGAATATCATTTTTAAGCGCACTTGTTAAAGGAATATTCTTTAAGAACTGATCTAGATCTTTCTTAGAAGTTTCATTTGAAAACACACTATAAGTTAATGAGTCAACCTCATTACCAGGTCCCGCAATCGTTGAGTGAATTGGTAATGAACCAAAGAAAGCATCTGGGAAGAACTTAATCTCACTCACTTCTTTATGTAAAGTAGAGTGTGAACCTAAAGTAATCGCGTTCCCATTTTGTTCTACCCCTGGAACTAGTCTGAACGAATCCAAGGTTAATAGATCAGGACCTCAAGCTACGTTAGTAATAAATCAATTAGTGAACTCCAAGAATTGCTTTGGTCTAACCGCTAATACGTACTCATCAAAGAAACTAAATGAACCATATTTAATTTCTAGAACAAAGGGTTCGTTAAAACGCTTGTAATACTCGCTAAAGAACTGATCAAAGTCATACTTCTGATTTGGATTATCTAAGAACCAGAATTCAGTAGCATCACTTGAGATCCGCCCTGTTTGTGCTGTCTTATTAGCATTAGTGATCGTTAGTTCAGGATTTAAATTACCATTTTGGTCATAAATTTTTGAATAATCATTATCAAACAACTGCTTGTTTGCTGGAAATAATTGCCCATTTTTTTCTGCTGAGTTTTCAGCAAACCCAATCATAGAACCAATTATCACAGCAGACGCTAAGCTAATCACACCTAGGGCTAATCCAGTTTTTAGTAATAATGATTTAGATTTTAATGATCATTTTTTTAACATTGATCCTGTTCTTTCCTTCTTGTTTGTTCTTTTTTGACTTACGTTAATTATATTAATAAGAAAGTGATTGCTTTACCTTGCAATCACTATTATCCAACTGTAGCTATTTAAATCTTCTTGTTATTTAAAAATGATTGCTTAATCTTTATTTGGTTTTTGAATAAGCAATCTACTATTAATTTTTAGTCTTATTATTGAAATTACTTATTCAGCTGAATCTTGCTTACCATAATCTTGGTATTAATGCGATTATTAACATAGCAAATATTAGAAGTCTTTCATGTCTTCATAATCCTTGTGTTATCAATGTTGTTAAAACGTTGTGTTAATAATTCGTAATTTCTTAACATAATATCCATATTATTATACAAAAAAACTTGAAAACTGTAAATTTAATATTACTAATTGATCGATTTAAGAATCTATTATAGATCAGATCTTATTCAGATTTATTGATTCTTAATCTAGATCTAAAGACATTATTATTTTGATCTAATTCTTAGTTTGTCACGTTAAATTGGAAATCAACACTAATGATCGTTTTAATTGTTTTTCTACCATCAACAGTAGTGTTTTGATTTTCAATCTTAACTGGTGATTGTTCAACAGCTTTAGAATATAGATAAAAAACTTCAAGCAGTAATTTGCTTGAAGTTTAATTATTGACGAAATTTTATTTTTCAGCTTTCTTCTCAGCTGGTTTTGCTGATTCTTCTGCTTTAGGTTGCTTTTTGTTAAAACCAGCACGGTCACGGTTAACAACGGTTCTAGTTTCTTTCTTAACTAATTGAGGAATGTCAATCTCTTCATCAGGTTTGAAAGCAAACTTAGCTGGGTTACCTTGAGCTAGTGCAACTGCATCACCTAAAAGGTTAAGTAATAAGGTAACTGAGCGAATGTTGTAGTTATTAGCTGGGATTGGTAAAGTAATAACGTTAGGATCAGAGTTTGTATTACATAAAGCAATAACTGGGATTCTCAGTTTTCTTGCTTCAGTAACTGCATTCTTTTCTTTAATTGGGTCATCAATCACTAAAACGTGAGGAAGGCCTTGCATATCTTTAATACCACCAAAGAACCTTTCAAGTTTAGCTAATTTCTTCATGATCATGATCTGTTCTTTTTTAGTGTACTTAGTTAGATCATTATCACGAGTGTGAATTAATCTCTTTAATTGATTAATTGAGTTGCTGATTGTCTTGAAGTTAGTTAGTGTTCCACCTAATCATCTTTGATTAATGTAGAAACTGTTAGTTCTTTCAGCGATTGATTGAATTAACTCTTGAACTGCTTTAGATTTAGTTCCAACGAATAAAATATTCTTTTTAGCTTTAGCTGCTTCAGTTAAATAATTAAAAGCTTCGTGTAACTTAAGATTTAATAAATCTGAGTTAATTAAATCGAATTGAGCACTAAATTGAGCAGCGTTTCTAGGAATGATGTAGTGCTTCATCTTAGGGTTTCATTTACGTTTTGCTACCCCGTTAAAAGCCCCAACGTCTAAAAGCTTTGTGTGTGTTACTAAAACTTTGTCTGTTGAATTTGCAGGCACTTGTTCTTCTTTAGATTGAACTGTTTGTGCAGGTGATTCTTCTGCTTTTGCAGCTTGTGCTGATTCAACATTTAAATCTTCAAATAAAAACATTTAAATAAATGTTCACCTTTCTATAAATATGTACTGTATCAAAAAAAATCTATTTTAATTAATAGACCGTATATATTTTATACTAATTAATCAAATAGATTAGAAATTTTTTGCTTTTTCTTTAATAAGCGCTAGATTAGGTTCTACAATTTCTTTTGGTTGCTTGTTTAAGTATTCAACTTTTGTTCCTGCAACTTTGATACTGTCAACCTTAGCACCAATGAATTCAAACACACCCTTTAGTAAAACTGTTACGTCAGCAAATGCGTATCAACCTTCAGGTGCGCCTTGGGTGTTAATAATCATTACTTTTAAGTGATCAATTAAACCAATTGATCCACCTTTTTTTGAATATTTATAGCTAAAGGTTTTGTTAGCTACACAAATTTTATCAAGTCAATTCTTAAGAGTTGCTGGATAATTGAAATTAGTCATCGGAGCAATTACTACTAATTTATCAACACTTTTAATCTGGTTAATTAATGGGTCAACGTTTTCATCCTTAAAGTGTTCCTTAGAATTTTTAGAAGTTAAAGTCATTGATGCTTTATCTAATTCGTTTAGGTCCAATCAGCTAACTTGATCAGATGGGTTTAGTTTTAAATATTCAGATTCGAATGATTTTGCTAATTGATAAGAAAAGCTAGCTTCGTTAGCTACTGGAGAAGCATTAATGAAAAGTACTTTGCTCATGATTCCTCTTTTTAGTAAATTAAAAATTAAGTTAAGTACCTATATTATACGACGAAGCAGTTAATATTTTTGTTTTGTACATTAAATTCTTAAGGTTTTTGTTCACTCATCATAAATTAGAAAATTCGATGCTCTAATTAAGCATATGTCCCTCACATTTACTCTAATAAAAACCTATTGGTTTTTTTTGGTAAAAACAAAGTTAGTATTCAAAATCTATTAAAAAAAACACGGTAAATTTAATAAAAAAAGAAGTATTTATATTTAGTTACTTTAATTAATTTTTACGGTCGTAATTTTGCTTTTCAGTTAAATAATGCGTTTGAAAGGTAAGTTCTTCAATTTAGTAATATAGTTCTTTGCAAACCATTATATAATCGACATCGATATTCACTCACAACTAAATATTGCTTTATTACAACTCTATCCATTAGATATCTTATTCGAATATTTCTTTTAGACTATTAAACATAAAAAAAGGTTATTTTTACCGTATTTTTCTAAAAAATTTAAAATTTTTAATGAATAAAAAACACATAGTAATAAAGCGATCTATCTAGAATTTTCGATATAAATATATCCTCTAAAAATTGAGTTTGCTGAACGACTAAATACTTATAATTAAGCTTAGTTTTTACTGTAATGGATTTAGTGCTGTGTGATTGTTAATTTGTTATAATTAAACATTACTAGCCATATTAAGAATATTCAGTTGTTAGGCTATATTTGATAAATAATTTTTTATAATCTTGATATTCAAAGTTGTTACTGAAAAGAAATTAACAAAAAATTAGATATTTGTTTAAACATGGTTAAATTTTTTAATAAAGTAATCAGAAGATTAATATATATTGTGGGAATTGTCGTTGTGTTACTAATGGGCGGTATTGGCGTAACGGGTTATGTCTTTCATGATAATATTTCTACTTATTACAAAAATTTTCAAGATAGAAATAACAGTTTACTTAACCAAACTCGCCAAATATTAATTGATGTTCAAAGAATAACATCTAATCCTGAAATAAACACGATTCCAACGAGGATTAATAATGCGATAAATACTGTTGATGAGAGTTTAGGGCGATTCAAAACTACAATAAGTAACACCAAAAATAACGTAGCTTCAGTAGAACAATCTATACAAGAAATAAAAGATTCTTTAAAAAGAAATGAGCTTACTTTCAGAACTTTTGCTCGTAGAGAATATGACGATGTAATGCGTAGATTAGATGAATTCCAAACTACCGCAAGAAATCTAAATAACGAAGTTATTCCAAATGCTGAGAAAATTCTAGATAATGTATCAATGGGTCTTGATGGCGCTAGAAAACTACATGACATCATTAACATTTCAGAACTACTTAAGAATGTTGATAAAACTGTAGTGCCA
The nucleotide sequence above comes from Mycoplasmoides gallisepticum. Encoded proteins:
- the rpsB gene encoding 30S ribosomal protein S2 is translated as MFLFEDLNVESAQAAKAEESPAQTVQSKEEQVPANSTDKVLVTHTKLLDVGAFNGVAKRKWNPKMKHYIIPRNAAQFSAQFDLINSDLLNLKLHEAFNYLTEAAKAKKNILFVGTKSKAVQELIQSIAERTNSFYINQRWLGGTLTNFKTISNSINQLKRLIHTRDNDLTKYTKKEQIMIMKKLAKLERFFGGIKDMQGLPHVLVIDDPIKEKNAVTEARKLRIPVIALCNTNSDPNVITLPIPANNYNIRSVTLLLNLLGDAVALAQGNPAKFAFKPDEEIDIPQLVKKETRTVVNRDRAGFNKKQPKAEESAKPAEKKAEK
- a CDS encoding FMN-dependent NADH-azoreductase — protein: MSKVLFINASPVANEASFSYQLAKSFESEYLKLNPSDQVSWLDLNELDKASMTLTSKNSKEHFKDENVDPLINQIKSVDKLVVIAPMTNFNYPATLKNWLDKICVANKTFSYKYSKKGGSIGLIDHLKVMIINTQGAPEGWYAFADVTVLLKGVFEFIGAKVDSIKVAGTKVEYLNKQPKEIVEPNLALIKEKAKNF
- a CDS encoding MG_279/MG_280 family protein, with product MVKFFNKVIRRLIYIVGIVVVLLMGGIGVTGYVFHDNISTYYKNFQDRNNSLLNQTRQILIDVQRITSNPEINTIPTRINNAINTVDESLGRFKTTISNTKNNVASVEQSIQEIKDSLKRNELTFRTFARREYDDVMRRLDEFQTTARNLNNEVIPNAEKILDNVSMGLDGARKLHDIINISELLKNVDKTVVPISNIINGLLKINNAVSSDQFSENLKLVSLILMTVSLSLLSLGALTLILRLIFYRSINGYVVKRSKAKQQLADFFEKACKIYPELSNEIKKDVEHLQSS